The following are encoded together in the Equus quagga isolate Etosha38 chromosome 1, UCLA_HA_Equagga_1.0, whole genome shotgun sequence genome:
- the LOC124226662 gene encoding mitochondrial import inner membrane translocase subunit Tim17-A-like: MEEYTREPCPGRIVDDCGGVFTMGTIGGCIFQAIKGFRNSPVGVNHRLRGSLTAIKTRAPQLGGSFAVWGGLFSMIDCSMVQVRGKEDPWNSITGGALTGAILATRNGPVAMVRSAAMGGILLALIEGAGILLTRFASAQFPNGSQFAEDPSQLPSARLPSSPFGDYRQYQ; encoded by the coding sequence ATGGAGGAGTACACTCGGGAACCGTGCCCCGGGCGAATTGTGGATGACTGTGGTGGGGTCTTTACGATGGGCACCATAGGTGGTTGTATCTTTCAAGCAATCAAAGGCTTTCGCAATTCTCCGGTGGGAGTGAACCACAGACTGCGCGGGAGTTTGACAGCTATTAAAACCAGAGCTCCCCAGCTGGGAGGTAGCTTTGCAGTTTGGGGAGGTCTGTTTTCCATGATCGACTGCAGTATGGTTCAGGTCAGAGGGAAGGAGGACCCCTGGAACTCCATCACAGGTGGTGCCTTAACAGGAGCCATCCTGGCCACGAGAAATGGACCAGTGGCCATGGTCCGGTCAGCCGCGATGGGTGGCATTCTCCTAGCTTTAATTGAAGGAGCTGGTATCTTGTTGACGAGATTTGCCTCTGCACAATTTCCCAACGGTTCTCAGTTTGCTGAAGACCCCTCCCAGTTGCCTTCAGCCCGGTTACCGTCCTCACCTTTTGGAGACTACCGACAATATCAATAG
- the LOC124241514 gene encoding putative taste receptor type 2 member 33, translating into MVTLLPRIFSIVTMTEFILGNFANGFIAPLNFIDWVRRRKMSSADQILMALAVSRIGLHWVIIINWYTTVLHPVLYSLEVRIFVHIIWAVSNHFNIWLATSLSIFYLLKIANFSSLIFLYLKWRVKSVILVTLLGTLVFLFFYLAVICIDEKTQINVYEGNITGKTKLRDILHVSNMTVFVLVHLLPFSMSLTCFLLLIISLWKHLKKMQLNGKGYQDPSTKVHIRAMQTVFSFLLLYASYLLALVILIWSSSRLQNELLLMFCEVLAVLHPLSHSFILIWGNKKLRQALKNIRKIIRLPYH; encoded by the coding sequence atGGTAACTTTACTACCCAGAATTTTTTCCATCGTAACAATGACAGAATTTATTCTGGGAAATTTCGCTAATGGCTTCATAGCACCGCTGAACTTCATTGACTGGGTCAGGAGGCGAAAGATGTCCTCAGCTGATCAAATTCTCATGGCTCTGGCGGTCTCCAGAATTGGTTTGCActgggtaataataataaattggtACACGACTGTGCTCCATCCAGTTTTATATAGTTTAGAAGTAAGAATTTTTGTTCATATTATCTGGGCAGTGAGCAACCATTTTAACATCTGGCTTGCTACTAGCCTCAGTATATTTTATCTGCTCAAGATCGCTAATTTCTCTAGCCTTATATTTCTTTACCTAAAGTGGAGAGTTAAAAGTGTAATTCTGGTAACACTATTGGGGActttggtctttttgtttttttatcttgcAGTGATATGcatagatgagaaaacacagATTAATGTGTATGAAGGAAACATCACTGGGAAGACCAAACTGAGGGATATTTTACATGTTTCAAATATGACTGTATTTGTGCTAGTACACTTATTACCATTTTCTATGTCCCTGACATGTTTTCTGTTGTTAATCATTTCCCTATGGAAACATCTCAAGAAGATGCAGCTTAATGGCAAAGGATACCAAGATCCTAGCACCAAGGTCCACATAAGAGCCATGCAAACCGtgttctcctttctcttgctATATGCCAGTTACTTACTGGCTCTAGTTATCTTAATTTGGAGTTCTAGTAGGCTGCAGAATGAACTGCTTCTCATGTTTTGTGAGGTTCTTGCAGTGCTGCATCCTTTAAGCCACTCGTTTATCCTGATTTGGGGAAACAAGAAGCTAAGACAGGCCttgaaaaacataagaaagattATAAGATTACCATACCATTAA